A part of Liolophura sinensis isolate JHLJ2023 chromosome 1, CUHK_Ljap_v2, whole genome shotgun sequence genomic DNA contains:
- the LOC135482104 gene encoding nephrocystin-3-like — translation MWRSQVLLGRDDILKKVEEYIEGDNSNPTPLVLVGSPGAGKSAVVAFCAKDITSKSKYKTFYHFVGATPGSTDLYQSLTRLWTDLMPCKEEIPSELDEMVRSVQTMFVQASELAALEGYDRLVVLFDALNQMDDEGDAQSLRWLPSCLPGNMRVVVSTLDGKCRESLKQKKPPAREVFVNPLDVSIRKQIVTQILAEYSKALDLEQMRTLVLKEDAGRPLWLSVACEELRVFGSFDQLTQKITHLPGELIGLLDMVLARIISSYGGDLVKATLCLIEASRFGLLETELVELLAVDPVIPPVSGSKGERHRKTEDKIPMAMWALIFLGLKQYLRSSGNSGEGRLDFYHRTISKVVHNVYMGNEADTLKWHTRLADYFEHCADVERKAEELPHHCEAIGDLEGLKTCLLDMKVFKILYQESTKLQLMKYWQVIGGYEVAAEAYVNALASYKQENNMVDIDEIEPVQVRVAWFILDIGQYDLAQSLLEEVLEQLRQKYGEKCKLMSGCLVALVTLFYRQALKFVYGSNTGYKHCLLMGKKYAEQCIKIYKTYWPESDLELGRTLGLCGYFCSKVLTEAKTILEKAGDKRALSHVLYIIGEKQQYNPDMNIPIELFKQSLELCVSQFGRYHLQTARCYQLYGQLYWNTFACDQNIDWMGKCLPLYENELEIIEELLGSSHPTTVRSREDVIIILQTMDRHDEANVLARQQPAQHDAL, via the exons GTGCTGTTAGGTCGGGATGACATCCTGAAGAAGGTCGAGGAGTACATtgagggagataactctaaccCTACTCCATTGGTGCTTGTGGGGTCACCGGGTGCAGGAAAGAGTGCCGTTGTCGCTTTCTGTGCCAAAGATATTACATCCAAGTCTAAGTACAAG ACATTCTACCATTTTGTGGGAGCGACTCCTGGCTCTACTGATCTGTATCAGAGTTTAACACGATTATGGACAGATTTGATGCCTTGTAAGGAAGAAATTCCTTCTGAGTTAGATGAGATGGTGAGGTCAGTGCAGACAATGTTTGTGCAAGCTTCTGAACTAGCAGCTTTGGAAGGATATGACAGACTTGTGGTCTTATTTGATGCTCTCAATCAAATGGAtgatgaag GTGATGCGCAATCATTGCGCTGGTTACCTAGCTGTTTACCTGGTAATATGAGAGTGGTGGTCAGTACACTGGACGGGAAATGCAGAGAATCTTTGAAACAGAAGAAACCTCCTGCCAGAGAAGTGTTTGTTAACCCTCTTGATGTGAGCATCAGGAAGCAAATTGTTACACAAATCCTGGCAGAGTACAGTAAAGCCTTGGACCTAGAACAG ATGAGGACGCTGGTATTGAAGGAAGATGCTGGTCGTCCATTATGGCTCTCTGTGGCTTGTGAGGAACTGCGTGTATTTGGCAGTTTTGATCAGCTCACCCAGAAAATAACCCACCTTCCTGGAGAGCTTATCGGACTTCTGGATATG GTTCTGGCTCGTATAATCAGTAGCTATGGAGGAGACCTAGTAAAAGCCACCCTCTGTCTGATAGAGGCTTCAAGGTTTGGTTTGCTAGAGACTGAGCTAGTGGAACTGTTAGCTGTTGACCCGGTCATACCGCCAGTGAGTGGCTCCAAAGGAGAAAGGCACAGAAAGACTGAAGACAAGATTCCCATGGCTATG tggGCGTTGATATTCCTTGGCTTGAAGCAATATTTGAGATCGTCTGGTAATTCTGGAGAAGGTCGCCTGGATTTTTATCATCGGACCATCAGTAAGGTGGTTCATAATGTCTACATGGGAAATGAGGCAGACACCCTGAAATGGCACACCCGGCTGGCGGACTACTTTGAACATTG TGCTGATGTAGAAAggaaggctgaagaattaccaCATCACTGTGAGGCCATCGGTGACTTGGAGGGATTAAAAACCTGCCTGCTAGATATGAAAGTTTTCAAGATTCTTTACCAGGAAAGCACAAAGCTGCAGTTAATGAAATACTGGCAGGTGATTGGAGGATATGAAGTGGCTGCAGAGGCTTATGTGAATGCTTTGGCTTCATACAAACAG GAAAACAATATGGTGGACATTGACGAGATAGAGCCCGTACAGGTGAGGGTGGCCTGGTTTATTCTGGACATTGGTCAGTACGACCTGGCTCAGTCTCTGCTGGAGGAGGTATTAGAACAGCTCCGGCAGAAGTACGGGGAGAAGTGTAAACTGATGTCCGGCTGTCTGGTGGCACTTGTCACGCTCTTCTACAGACAAG CTCTGAAATTTGTGTATGGTTCCAACACTGGGTACAAGCACTGTCTATTGATGGGGAAAAAATACGCCGAACAGTGTATTAAG atttacaaaacTTACTGGCCAGAATCAGATTTAGAATTAGGGCGCACCTTGGGTTTATGTGGCTATTTTTGTTCCAAAGTTTTGACGGAAGCTAAGACAATTCTGGAAAAAGCAGGAGATAAGCGAGCCCTTTCCCATGTCCTGTACATCATAGGTGAAAAACAGCAGTACAACCCTGATATGA ataTCCCCATTGAGCTTTTCAAGCAGTCACTGGAGCTGTGTGTGTCACAGTTTGGAAGGTATCATCTACAGACTGCTCGTTGTTACCAGTTGTATGGTCAACTGTACTGGAACACTTTTGCTTGTGATCAGAATATAGATTGGATGGGAAAATGTCTACCCTTATACGAAAATGAGCTGGAGATCATTGAGGAGCTCTTGGGGTCTTCTCATCCCACCACAGTGCGTTCTCGCGAGGACGTCATCATCATTTTACAGACTATGGACAGACATGACGAGGCTAATGTGTTAGCTAGGCAACAGCCGGCACAACACGATGCTCTGTGA